TTTAACAGCTTGCTTTATTAAATTTAGACTAATTTTGCCCAAAATTAGAATATGAATAAAGCTATTTATATCGCTGCAAGTGGAGCGAATTCAGGAAAATCGATGCTAAGTTTAGGTTTAATGCAACTGTTGTTGCGTAATAAACCTAAGGTCGGATATTTTCGTCCGATAATTGATAATCCTGTGGATGGTAAAAAAGATAATCACGTAAATACTATTGTTAATTATTTCAATTTAAAATGTGATTATGAAGATACCTACGCTTTCACAAGATCTGAGTTATTAGATTTATTAAATGATGATAAAGAAGATGAAGTCATTAATTTAATTCTTCGCAAGTATAAAAAACTAGAAGAAAAAAATGACTTCGTTATTGTAGAAGGAACTGATTTTTCAGATCACGGTGCGATTATAGAAATGGATTTAAACGTATTAATCGCTAAAAACCTTGGAATTCCTGTAATTATTGTTTCTGGTGGAATTGATAAATCACTAGAAGAATTTATTCAAGGTTTACGATTAACTTACGATTCTTTCAGTAATAAAGAAGTAGAAGTAATTGCTGTTATTGCTAATAAAGTCCAAGAGAAAAATGTAGATTTAATTATTGATGGAATAGGAGAGAACTTACCTAAGTCGCTATTAATTAACGCGATTCCAATCAATAGTAAATTAAATAATCCAACGATTTACGAAATTTCAAAAGCACTAGATGCAGAAGTTGTTTTCGGTGAAGAATTGTTAGATGCTACAACTGGTGAAATAAAAGTAGGAGCAATGCAATTGGCTCACTTTTTAAATCACTTAACAGATGAATGTGTTGTAATTACACCTTCAGATCGTTCAGATATTTTACTAGGAACCTTACAAGCAAATATTTCAAATCGATATCCGTCAATCTCCGGAATTATTCTTACAGGTGATTTAGAATTAAGTCCGTCAGTAATAGAATTAATTACCGGTTTAGAAAGAATTGTTCCGATTTTAAAAGTAAAAGGAGGAACTTTCGGAATCGCATCTAGATTAGGAGCAGTTCGTTCTCACATCTACGCAGAAAATAAAAACAAGATCAAATTATCGATCAATACTTTTGAAAAGTATGTAGATATTGAAACATTAAGTGATAAGTTAATCACTTACAAGGGAACTAATGTGTTAACACCAAGAATGTTCCAATACAACTTATTCAAAAGAGCAAAACAAGTTAAAAAGCATATTGTTTTACCAGAAGGAAACGATGATAGAATTTTAACAGCAGCGGCACAATTACAAAAATTAGATATCGTTGATTTAACCATTTTAGGAAAACGAGTTAATGTAGAGGCAGCTGTAAAACGTTTACAACTTTCTTTTGATTTTGATAAAACACAAATTATAAATCCAAGTACTTCAGCATATTTTGAAGATTTCGCAGCTACACTTTACGAATTAAGAAAACACAAAGGATTAAGTCCGGCTATGGCAGAAGATTTAATGGCTGATGTTTCTTATTTCGGAACAATGATGGTGTATAAAGGTTTAGCAGACGGAATGGTTTCTGGAGCTGCACATACAACACAGCATACAATTAAACCATCGTTACAGTTT
This genomic stretch from Tenacibaculum jejuense harbors:
- the pta gene encoding phosphate acetyltransferase; this encodes MNKAIYIAASGANSGKSMLSLGLMQLLLRNKPKVGYFRPIIDNPVDGKKDNHVNTIVNYFNLKCDYEDTYAFTRSELLDLLNDDKEDEVINLILRKYKKLEEKNDFVIVEGTDFSDHGAIIEMDLNVLIAKNLGIPVIIVSGGIDKSLEEFIQGLRLTYDSFSNKEVEVIAVIANKVQEKNVDLIIDGIGENLPKSLLINAIPINSKLNNPTIYEISKALDAEVVFGEELLDATTGEIKVGAMQLAHFLNHLTDECVVITPSDRSDILLGTLQANISNRYPSISGIILTGDLELSPSVIELITGLERIVPILKVKGGTFGIASRLGAVRSHIYAENKNKIKLSINTFEKYVDIETLSDKLITYKGTNVLTPRMFQYNLFKRAKQVKKHIVLPEGNDDRILTAAAQLQKLDIVDLTILGKRVNVEAAVKRLQLSFDFDKTQIINPSTSAYFEDFAATLYELRKHKGLSPAMAEDLMADVSYFGTMMVYKGLADGMVSGAAHTTQHTIKPSLQFVKTKPGFSVVSSIFFMCLEDRVSVFGDCAINPNPTSEQLAEIAISSADSSIAFGIDPKIAMLSYSSGSSGKGEDVDTVREATEIVKRKRPDLKVEGPIQYDAAVDPTVGKKKLPNSEVAGQANVLIFPDLNTGNNTYKAVQRETGALAIGPMLQGLNKPVNDLSRGCTIEDIYNTIILTAIQAQE